ATGTCCAGCGGGCGCGATCCGATGGCGTCGCCACCCGGCAGCGCGACGTACGCCTCGGTGCAGCGCGCGACCAGCGGGCCGAGCACCGCGACGGACGCGCGGAATTGGCGCACAGCTTCAAAGTCGGCATGCGGGGAGACTTCGGCGGGCGTGCTGATCCGCACGACGTCGCCGTCGATGTCCACGTCGCAGCCAAGGCCGACGAGGACGTCGCGCATCAGGGGGACGTCGAGAATCTCCGGACAGTTGCGCAGCGTTGTCGTGCCTTCGGCCAACAGCGCAGCTGCCATAAGTTTGAGCACGCTGTTCTTCGCGCCGCCGACGCGCACGAGCCCCTCGAGACGTGAACCACCGTTGACCAAAAACCGTTCTTTCACGCCCACAACAGTACCGAAGCGAAAGCTACGGCAGAGCGCCGATGCGACGTGCCGCGTTGACGGCCTCGTAACGCGTGTGTGCACCCAGTTTGCGCATCACGCTGCGCAGGTAGGACTTTACCGTTTCCGCACCAATGCCCATCTCGGCGGCGGCTTCCACATTCGTGTGGCCGAGCGCGACACAGGACAGCACGTCGAGCTCGCGGGCGGAAAGCTTCGTCGTCTGCTTCACGTGCACGGGAGAGACCATCTGCTCGCAGAGCTGCTCGAGTTCCTTGCGTAGCTCCTCGTCTTCCACACGGTTGGTCAGCATCCGCAGCTTCGAATGCGTGGAGCGCACTTGCTCCCACTCCGCGCCGCTCATCTGGCGGCCGGACTTCGCGCCGGAGCGCTCGCCTTCGCCGTCGTTGGAGCGCAGCGCGATGTTCACGGCCAAGTCCTGCTCCAGGCAGCGGGCTGTCATGGTGACCTCCTCGATCACCTTGTCGCCAAGGCGCACCGGGGAGTGCACGCCGACGTAGAGCACGCCTTTGATTTCGCGGTTGACAATCACCGGCACCGCGACGATGGAGTGCAGGCCCTCGTCCTGGATTTGCTTGTCGTACTCGTGGGAGATGGTGTTCGCGCGGGTGTAGTCGGACACACCGGCCGCGCGGCGGGTGCTCACCACTCGCCCACCGACACCCGCGCCGGTGTCGAGGGTGAGGTTTTGCAGCGCCGGCGTGCGCAGGCCGATCCACTGGGTAATCTGCACGCGGTTGTCGGAGATGAGGGTGCCGTACATCGCGACGGGAATTCCGGTCGTCGTTTTCAGCGCGGTCAGTGCCGCGCGGATCGCGTCGTCGTCATCCTTGATCCGTTGCGCGTCCATCGTCATGGTTGTCGCCTTCCACAGGCCCGGTTGCACCCGTTTGGGCTCACCCGGGGTTGAACTTGGCTCTAAATCCCCATCATCATAACGCGCGAACGGGGGTAGCAAAATTTAGCCCCGCCCGTATCGAGGGCTCTGCAACCAAAGCTCAAACGGGCAAGACCCACACCGGACCCCTCCCCCGTACCCATCGGTTCAGCGTGACCATACCGTGCGGTCTAGTGAGGCGTGTACACTGTCTGGCAGTCACCCAAACAAACAACGTATTGGAGGAAATCATGGCGAAGATCGCAAAGAACGTTCTCGACCTCATCGGCGGCACCCCGCTCGTTGAGCTGCAGGGGATCACCGAGGGCTCCAAGGCCCGCGTGCTGGCGAAGCTTGAGTTCTACAACCCGGCAAACTCGGTGAAGGACCGCATCGGTAAGGCCATCATCGAGGCCGCTGAAGCATCCGGCGACCTGAAGCCGGGCGGCACCATCGTCGAGGCAACCTCCGGCAACACCGGTATTGCACTGGCACTCGCAGGTGCGGCGAAGGGATACAAAGTCATCCTGACCATGCCGGAGACCATGTCCAACGAGCGTCGCGTCCTGCTGCGCGCGTACGGCGCGGAGATCGTGCTCACCCCGGGCGCAGCCGGCATGAAGGGCGCGGTTGAGAAGGCCAACGAACTCGTCGAGCAGAACGACGGCGCCATCCTGGCCCGCCAGTTCGAGAACGAGGCGAACCCGAAGATCCACTACGCCACCACCGGCCCGGAGATCTGGGAGGACACCGACGGCGAGGTGGACGTGCTCGTCGCAGGTGTGGGCACCGGCGGCACCATCTCGGGCGCCGGCAAGTACCTTAAGGAGCAGAAGGCCGACGTCAAGACCGTCGCTGTCGAGCCGGCTGCGTCCCCGCTGCTGTCCAAGGGCGAGGCTGGCCCGCACAAGATCCAGGGCCTGGGCGCGAACTTCATCCCGGGCACGCTGGACCGATCGGTTGTGGACGAGATCATTGCCGTCTCCAATGAGGACGCCATCTCCACCTCCCGCGAGCTCGCGGTCAAGGACGCTGTCCTCGGCGGCATTTCCGCTGGCGCGAACGTGAAGGCTGCGCTTGAGGTCGCTAACCGTCCGGAGAACGAGGGCAAGACCATCGTTGTCATCATCCCGGACTTCGGTGAGCGCTACGTCTCCACCGTCCTGTACGAGGACATCCGCGACTAAGCGTTTGCTTGACGAGGACTCCCCCGCGCACCGGCCACATCCGGCGCGCGGGGGAATCTTTATCTGTGCACTAAACGAACCGCTTGGTACACTTCCGCCATGCTTTCCCTGGCCAAATCGGTAATCTCTACGATCCGCGAGGACCTGCACAACGCCCGCGAGCACGACCCCGCCGCCCGCGGCGACGTGGAAAACGCTCTGGT
Above is a genomic segment from Corynebacterium lujinxingii containing:
- the ramA gene encoding acetate metabolism transcriptional regulator RamA — translated: MDAQRIKDDDDAIRAALTALKTTTGIPVAMYGTLISDNRVQITQWIGLRTPALQNLTLDTGAGVGGRVVSTRRAAGVSDYTRANTISHEYDKQIQDEGLHSIVAVPVIVNREIKGVLYVGVHSPVRLGDKVIEEVTMTARCLEQDLAVNIALRSNDGEGERSGAKSGRQMSGAEWEQVRSTHSKLRMLTNRVEDEELRKELEQLCEQMVSPVHVKQTTKLSARELDVLSCVALGHTNVEAAAEMGIGAETVKSYLRSVMRKLGAHTRYEAVNAARRIGALP
- the cysK gene encoding cysteine synthase A — translated: MAKIAKNVLDLIGGTPLVELQGITEGSKARVLAKLEFYNPANSVKDRIGKAIIEAAEASGDLKPGGTIVEATSGNTGIALALAGAAKGYKVILTMPETMSNERRVLLRAYGAEIVLTPGAAGMKGAVEKANELVEQNDGAILARQFENEANPKIHYATTGPEIWEDTDGEVDVLVAGVGTGGTISGAGKYLKEQKADVKTVAVEPAASPLLSKGEAGPHKIQGLGANFIPGTLDRSVVDEIIAVSNEDAISTSRELAVKDAVLGGISAGANVKAALEVANRPENEGKTIVVIIPDFGERYVSTVLYEDIRD